From Megalobrama amblycephala isolate DHTTF-2021 linkage group LG8, ASM1881202v1, whole genome shotgun sequence, the proteins below share one genomic window:
- the LOC125274249 gene encoding amelogenin-like: MIDSRDSVFKNEPPMQGSSSRRVRPPTSTRGSWSSPQDLVELRQRGMEVRRFTQQFWSRAEKFNLPDLVLRDLFNQCLDDPLPQWEMEFVGNLSFWNFSSYLYLCKIGQVQLPPAPPPAHQSSVVPLQPASSLPNPQRRLARSHRLTHVKGGGRLQSSLKAWRPPQSPLQPVSPLQPVSPLQPVSPLQPVSPLQPVSPLQPVSPLQPVSPLQPVSPLQPRDGQEGCLHFLCFGGLACLEEALWCF; encoded by the coding sequence aacgaaccaCCAATGCAAGGATCGAGCAGCAGGAGAGTCCGGCCACCGACCAGCACACGGGGAAGTTGGAGCAGTCCCCAAGATTTGGTTGAGCTTCGGCAGAGGGGCATGGAGGTGCGGAGGTTCACTCAACAATTTTGGTCGCGGGCTGAGAAATTTAATCTCCCTGATTTGGTCCTCAGGGACTTGTTTAACCAATGTCTTGATGACCCCCTGCCGCAGTGGGAGATGGAGTTTGTGGGAAATCTAAGTTTCTGGAATTTCTCTAGTTACCTGTATCTGTGTAAGATTGGGCAGGTTCAATTACCTCCAGCACCCCCTCCAGCCCATCAGTCTTCTGTGGTTCCGCTCCAGCCCGCGAGTTCACTCCCGAATCCACAGAGGAGGTTGGCACGGAGTCACCGCCTCACTCACGTAAaaggaggaggaaggcttcaGTCATCCCTCAAGGCCTGGAGGCCTccccagagtccgctccagccagtgagtccgctccagccagtgagtccgctccagccagtgagtccgctccagccagtgagtccgctccagccagtgagtccgctccagccagtgagtccgctccagccagtgagtccgctccagccagtgagtccgctccagccccgCGATGGCCAAGAGGGCTGTCTTCACTTTTTATGTTTTGGTGGTCTTGCATGCCTGGAGGAGGCACTCTGGTGTTTTTGA